GGACTCCTCGGCCTTGGAGGTCCAGATCTTCTTGCCCGAGATGCGCCAGCCGTCGCCGTCCCGGGTGGCCCGGGTGGCGATGCGGGACGTGTCGGTGCCGGCGTCGGGCTCGGTCACCCCGAAGGCCACGTGCAGCTCGCCGGCCGCGGCCCGGGGCAGGAAGGCGTCCTTGAGCCGGTCGCTCCCGAAGCGCACCACCGGCTCCAGGCCGAACACGGTGAGGTGCAGGGCGGTGCAGCCGTTCATGGCCGCCCCCGACGCCGCCACCTCCCGCATGAGCACCGCGGCCTCGGCGATGCCGCACCCACCCCCGCCGTACTGCTCGGGGATGGCCACCCCCACCCAGCCCCCCCCGGCCATGGCCCGGTAGAACTCCCACGGGAACCGGTGCTCACGATCGCAGGCCGACCAGTACCCGTCATCGAAGGCGCCGGTCACGGCCCGCACCCCGGCGGCCAGGGCCTCGTGGTCGGGGTCGTCGCTGAAGTCCACGGCCGCCGACGCTACGCCCCCACCCCGGAGCGGCCGCGCTCACCTTGGGACCAGTGACGACGCATGTGGCGGCCCTCGGTCCAAAGTTCGGGTGGGCGGGGCCGACTCCCCGGTGGACGGCCCGAGGGGTCAGCGGCTGAGGGCGGCCCGGGCCGGACCGGCCGGCGGGGCGGCGGACCCGGCCGTCAGGGCGATGGTGGTCCCCTCGGCCCCGGCGATGACCTCGTCCAGGCCCCGGGCCGCGCCGAGCTGGCGGGCGTGGTCGACCAGGGCATCGACGGCGGTGTCGTGGCGCTCGGGGTCGTGGTGGAACAGGGCCAGGCGGCGGGCCCCGGCGGTGGCGGCCACGTGCACTGCGTAGTCCACCGTGCAGTGGCCCCAGTCGGACTTGGCCGCCAGGTCGGGGGCGGTGAACTGGGCGTCGTGGATGACCAGGTCGGCACCGTCGCACAGGGCCAGCGCCCCTTCGGCCACCGTGTCGGTGCCGTCGACGGGCTGCTGGTGGTCGCTGATGTAGGCGATGGACACCCCGTCGACCTCGACCCGGTAGCCGTTGGTGGCCCCCACGTGGGGCACGCTGCGGGCGGTGACCACGGCCCCGTCGACCTCGACGGTCTCGCCGTCGGTGAAGTCCACGAAGTCGATGTGGCCATGGAGGTCCTCGGCCCGGACCGGGAAGTAGGGCGGGCGCATGAACTCGCCGAAGGCCTCGGCCAGGCTCAGGGCCGGCTCGGGCCGGGGGGCGTAGACGGCCAGGTGGGCCCCGGGGGCCAGGACGGGCACGAAGAACGGGAGGCCCTGGACGTGGTCCCAGTGGATGTGGGTGACGAAGGCGGTGCCGGTGAAGGTGCCGTCGGTGGGCTGGGTCTGGCCGAAGAAGCGCA
The genomic region above belongs to Acidimicrobiales bacterium and contains:
- a CDS encoding MBL fold metallo-hydrolase; the protein is MVDITFWGVRGSTPCPCDANRRYGGNTACVSIERPGHAPIILDLGTGLRFFGQTQPTDGTFTGTAFVTHIHWDHVQGLPFFVPVLAPGAHLAVYAPRPEPALSLAEAFGEFMRPPYFPVRAEDLHGHIDFVDFTDGETVEVDGAVVTARSVPHVGATNGYRVEVDGVSIAYISDHQQPVDGTDTVAEGALALCDGADLVIHDAQFTAPDLAAKSDWGHCTVDYAVHVAATAGARRLALFHHDPERHDTAVDALVDHARQLGAARGLDEVIAGAEGTTIALTAGSAAPPAGPARAALSR